A genome region from Dreissena polymorpha isolate Duluth1 chromosome 16, UMN_Dpol_1.0, whole genome shotgun sequence includes the following:
- the LOC127861506 gene encoding elongin-C isoform X1 → MSDEKGDKGDEEKVYGGCEGPDAMYVKLVSSDGHEFIVKRDHALTSGTIKAMLSGPGQFAENETNEINFREIPSHVLQKVCMYFTYKVRYTNSSTEIPEFPIAAEIALELLMAANFLDC, encoded by the exons ATGTCAGATGAGAAGGGGGACAAAGGCGATGAAGAGAAGGTCTATGGGGGATGTGAGGGCCCTGATGCCATGTACGTGAAGCTTGTCTCCTCTGATGGCCATGAGTTTATTGTTAAAAGAGACCACGCCTTGACTTCTGGAACAATTAAAGCCATGTTGAGCGGCCCAG gaCAATTTGCAGAGaatgaaacaaatgaaattaacttCAGAGAAATACC GTCACACGTCTTGCAAAAGGTGTGCATGTATTTTACATATAAGGTTCGATACACAAACAGCTCTACTGAGATACCAGAGTTTCCTATAGCTGCAGAAATAGCGTTGGAATTACTCATGGCTGCCAACTTCCTTGACTGTTAA